GGTCGATCGCCGGCCGCTCCGGCAGTTGCGGGAACAGGAGCGCCAGCCGCACCAGCATCCAGTGCTGGTGCACGCACGAATGCCAATCGTAGCTGCCGTAAAACGCCGGGTGCAGCGCGCGCACCTCCATCACGTCCTCCGGCCCATTCAGCATGTGCTGGAGCAGGTGCGGATATTCGCGCCGGACGTTCGCGAGACCGAGCCGCGCGAACGCGGAAGCTTGGGGGAGCGTGAGGGTGGGGAAGACGTCCGACACGGGAAGCGACGCTACCGGCCAAAACTTTCAGTTGAAGAAGAAAACACCCGACCTACATTCCGTTTCCAGTCCCACTCACACACACTCGCCCAGCCCTCCACGAATGAAGATCAAAGCCTACCTGAAGCCGCATTGCGGTTGGTCCAACGGCGTCCGCGCCATCATGCGCAAATACAACCTGCCGTTCGAGGACATCGACATCATCAACCATCGCTCCAATTACGAGGAGATGGTCCGCAAGTCCGGCCAGCCGCTCTCGCCTTGCGTCGAGATCGACGGCGTCATGCTCGCCGACATCTCCGGCGAGGAAGTGGAAAACTACATGCTCGCCAACGAGCTCGTGAAGCCCACCAACGCCTCGACCGACGTGAACACCAACGC
This window of the Candidatus Didemnitutus sp. genome carries:
- a CDS encoding glutaredoxin — its product is MKIKAYLKPHCGWSNGVRAIMRKYNLPFEDIDIINHRSNYEEMVRKSGQPLSPCVEIDGVMLADISGEEVENYMLANELVKPTNASTDVNTNAGCSDEEHARMQAKPVRFF